One window of Dysidea avara chromosome 11, odDysAvar1.4, whole genome shotgun sequence genomic DNA carries:
- the LOC136237744 gene encoding cadherin-8-like, with product MTYEASLEFTINDTINAVLLIDSPNREDGEQITGRLTAVDTLDQSEASVEINIINVNEFPPEFIAPAELQHSLRFTEGERPTHSLVGRIQISDGDNEDSLSFRIEGIGGDEFNVTRTTVGRVTFFNLLYTYDSPLDRERIALYQLTIVAVDSISPVMTSNPSLQVNITIDDINDNAPQFMGDRMFFIPEGLEEGVFVGNVSASDADAGENARITYGIVDSTFDEKFTIDSTSGILRTSSFYKDLRFADNMRRLTVEVMAEDNGVVPLNNRSVFTVVVQHPIRFTNNTYTFELVENNDPLVTVGNVSASSSDPVSFYYRIESPGSDKFTIDRDTGKITVRESLDREISPMEMFTVAAVYSNHPDLSTAIVRIIVIDVNDNLPQFSSSYYTFSVTAGQRVAGTVFANDSDSGINSNITFSTPTTGTPLSVHNIGNNEAEIVIEDDIGQFGITLLATDGGGKVASTSVEVTIQQVSSSSDSTINSPVVVVAAIFCVAFLITTVILLVVAAFCFTGKCNKPNSRFV from the coding sequence ATGACGTATGAAGCTTCACTTGAGTTTACAATAAATGACACAATAAATGCTGTTTTGTTAATAGACTCTCCTAATAGAGAAGATGGTGAACAAATAACTGGGAGGCTAACAGCTGTTGATACACTTGATCAGAGTGAAGCTAGTGTAGAAATTAACATTATAAATGTGAATGAGTTTCCCCCAGAATTTATAGCTCCAGCTGAATTACAACATTCACTCAGGTTTACTGAAGGGGAGAGACCAACTCATTCTTTAGTTGGGAGAATTCAAATTTCGGATGGTGATAATGAAGATAGTCTTAGTTTCAGAATTGAAGGTATTGGTGGTGATGAGTTTAACGTCACCAGAACAACTGTTGGTCGTGTTACCTTTTTTAATCTGTTGTACACTTATGATTCTCCATTAGACAGAGAACGTATTGCATTATATCAACTAACTATTGTGGCTGTTGATAGCATCTCTCCTGTAATGACAAGTAATCCTTCACTACAAGTCAATATCACAATTGATGACATCAATGATAATGCTCCACAGTTTATGGGTGATCGTATGTTTTTTATTCCTGAGGGATTAGAAGAAGGTGTGTTTGTTGGTAATGTTTCTGCCAGTGATGCTGATGCTGGAGAAAATGCAAGAATCACATATGGTATTGTTGATTCAACCTTTGACGAGAAGTTCACTATTGATAGTACCAGTGGTATCTTACGAACTTCTTCATTCTACAAGGACCTTAGATTTGCTGACAATATGAGAAGATTGACAGTTGAAGTAATGGCTGAAGACAATGGAGTGGTCCCACTAAACAATAGATCTGTATTCACTGTTGTAGTCCAACATCCAATTAGATTCACAAATAACACATACACATTTGAATTGGTAGAGAACAATGATCCTTTAGTGACAGTGGGTAATGTGAGTGCATCCTCTTCTGATCCTGTTAGTTTCTATTATCGTATTGAATCACCTGGTAGTGACAAGTTTACAATTGATAGGGACACTGGGAAAATAACAGTCCGAGAAAGTTTAGACAGAGAGATTTCACCTATGGAGATGTTTACAGTTGCAGCAGTGTATAGTAATCACCCTGATCTGTCTACTGCTATTGTACGGATTATTGTGATTGATGTAAATGACAACCTTCCACAATTTAGTTCATCATATTACACATTTTCAGTTACTGCAGGACAAAGGGTTGCTGGTACAGTGTTTGCCAATGACAGTGACTCTGGCATTAATTCCAACATTACATTTTCCACTCCGACAACTGGTACTCCACTAAGTGTTCATAATATTGGTAACAATGAGGCAGAAATAGTTATTGAAGATGATATTGGACAATTTGGAATCACACTTCTTGCAACTGATGGTGGTGGAAAGGTAGCATCAACTTCAGTAGAAGTGACAATTCAACAAGTATCATCCAGTAGTGACTCTACTATAAATTCACCAGTTGTTGTAGTTGCTGCTATTTTCTGTGTTGCATTTCTTATTACAACAGTAATTCTGTTAGTAGTGGCCGCCTTTTGTTTTACTGGCAAATGTAACAAACCAAATTCTCGATTTGTTTAG